The following proteins are encoded in a genomic region of Hemibagrus wyckioides isolate EC202008001 linkage group LG29, SWU_Hwy_1.0, whole genome shotgun sequence:
- the LOC131349234 gene encoding CD209 antigen-like protein A, giving the protein MEMSEEIYANAEEANDRVNSNNKKQSHENVEDNLQTQRARSFKQSESSGGEATRGWCYRLTAVCVLLLCVLLLTATTVLGIKFNILNTENKQLQTSYNNLTKERDQLQTNYKTLTKERDQLQTRYHTLTEEKDQLQTSYNTLTTEREKLQRDKEEIQRFSKMGWIYLNPSIYYISNEEKTWTESRQDCRGRGADLVIINNEEEEEFLTTHLGSREAWIGLSDRDKEGLWTWVDGTPLITDYWKSGEPNNLGDEDCAVIWGNLQKKGWNDLQCSTKLLWICEKLL; this is encoded by the exons ATGGAGATGAGTGAGGAGATTTATGCAAATGCAGAAGAAGCAAATGATAGAGTTAATTCGAACAATAAAAAGCAATCACATGAAAATGTTGAGGACAATTTGCAGACCCAGAGGGCCAGAAGCTTCAAGCAGTCTGAGAGCTCAG GAGGAGAGGCCACAAGGGGCTGGTGTTACAgactgactgcagtgtgtgtgctgctgctgtgtgttctcCTGCTGACTGCCACCACCGTACTGGGGATCAAATTCAACATCTTGAATACAGAAAACAAGCAGCTACAAaccagttacaacaacctgactaaagagagagaccagttacagaccaaTTACAAGaccctgactaaagagagagaccagttacagaccagaTACCACACCCTGACTGAAGAGAaagaccagttacagaccagttacaacaccctgactacagagagagagaagttacAGAGGGATAAAGAAGAAATCCAGAGGTTTTCTAAAATGG GATGGATATATTTAAACCCAAGTATTTACTACATCTCTAATGAAGAGAAGACCTGGACTGAGAGCAGACAGGACTGCAGAGGTAGAGGagcagacctggtgatcataAACAACGAAGAggaagag GAGTTTCTCACAACACATCTGGGCAGCAGAGAGGCTTGGATTGGTCTGagtgacagagacaaagagggtTTGTGGACATGGGTGGATGGTACTCCATTGATCACCGA CTACTGGAAAAGTGGGGAACCGAATAATCTTGGTGATGAGGACTGTGCAGTGATTTGGGGCAATCTGCAAAAAAAGGGCTGGAATGACCTTCAATGCTCGACAAAGTTATTATGGATCTGTGAGAAGTTATTatga
- the LOC131349227 gene encoding CD209 antigen-like isoform X1 has product MEMSEEIYANAEAANDRVNSNNKKQSHENVEDNLQTQRARSFKQSESSGGEATRGWYYRLTAVCVLLLCVLLLTAITVLGIKFNILNTENKQLQTSYNNLTKERYHLQTNYKTLTKERDQLQTNYKTLTKERDQLQTRYHTLTEEKDQLQTSYNTLTTEREKLQRDKEEIQRFSKMGWIYLNPSIYYISNEGKTWTESRQDCRGRGADLVIINNEEEEELLTTHLGARYAWIGLSDRDKEGLWTWVDGTPLITDYWKSGEPNNLGDEDCAVIWGNLQKKGWNDRQCLAKLFWICEKLL; this is encoded by the exons ATGGAGATGAGTGAGGAGATTTATGCAAATGCAGAAGCAGCAAATGATAGAGTTAATTCGAACAATAAAAAGCAATCACATGAAAATGTTGAGGACAATTTGCAGACCCAGAGGGCCAGAAGCTTCAAGCAGTCTGAGAGCTCAG GAGGAGAGGCTACAAGGGGCTGGTATTACAgactgactgcagtgtgtgtgctgctgctgtgtgttctcCTGCTGACTGCCATCACCGTACTGGGGATCAAATTCAACATCTTGAATACAGAAAACAAGCAGCTACAAaccagttacaacaacctgactaaagagagaTACCACTTACAGACCAATTACAAGaccctgactaaagagagagaccagttacagaccaaTTACAAGaccctgactaaagagagagaccagttacagaccagaTACCACACCCTGACTGAAGAGAaagaccagttacagaccagttacaacaccctgactacagagagagagaagttacAGAGGGATAAAGAAGAAATCCAGAGGTTTTCTAAAATGG GATGGATATATTTAAACCCAAGTATTTACTACATTTCTAATGAAGGTAAGACCTGGACTGAGAGCAGACAGGACTGCAGAGGTAGAGGagcagacctggtgatcataAACAACGAAGAggaagag GAGTTACTCACAACACATCTGGGTGCCAGATATGCTTGGATTGGTCTGagtgacagagacaaagagggtTTGTGGACATGGGTGGATGGTACTCCATTGATCACCGA CTACTGGAAAAGTGGGGAACCGAATAATCTTGGTGATGAGGACTGTGCAGTGATTTGGGGCAATCTGCAAAAAAAGGGCTGGAATGACCGTCAATGCTTGGCAAAGTTATTTTGGATCTGTGAGAAGTTATTatga
- the LOC131349227 gene encoding CD209 antigen-like isoform X2 gives MEMSEEIYANAEAANDRVNSNNKKQSHENVEDNLQTQRARSFKQSESSGGEATRGWYYRLTAVCVLLLCVLLLTAITVLGIKFNILNTENKQLQTSYNNLTKERYHLQTNYKTLTKERDQLQTNYKTLTKERDQLQTRYHTLTEEKDQLQTSYNTLTTEREKLQRDKEEIQRFSKMGKTWTESRQDCRGRGADLVIINNEEEEELLTTHLGARYAWIGLSDRDKEGLWTWVDGTPLITDYWKSGEPNNLGDEDCAVIWGNLQKKGWNDRQCLAKLFWICEKLL, from the exons ATGGAGATGAGTGAGGAGATTTATGCAAATGCAGAAGCAGCAAATGATAGAGTTAATTCGAACAATAAAAAGCAATCACATGAAAATGTTGAGGACAATTTGCAGACCCAGAGGGCCAGAAGCTTCAAGCAGTCTGAGAGCTCAG GAGGAGAGGCTACAAGGGGCTGGTATTACAgactgactgcagtgtgtgtgctgctgctgtgtgttctcCTGCTGACTGCCATCACCGTACTGGGGATCAAATTCAACATCTTGAATACAGAAAACAAGCAGCTACAAaccagttacaacaacctgactaaagagagaTACCACTTACAGACCAATTACAAGaccctgactaaagagagagaccagttacagaccaaTTACAAGaccctgactaaagagagagaccagttacagaccagaTACCACACCCTGACTGAAGAGAaagaccagttacagaccagttacaacaccctgactacagagagagagaagttacAGAGGGATAAAGAAGAAATCCAGAGGTTTTCTAAAATGG GTAAGACCTGGACTGAGAGCAGACAGGACTGCAGAGGTAGAGGagcagacctggtgatcataAACAACGAAGAggaagag GAGTTACTCACAACACATCTGGGTGCCAGATATGCTTGGATTGGTCTGagtgacagagacaaagagggtTTGTGGACATGGGTGGATGGTACTCCATTGATCACCGA CTACTGGAAAAGTGGGGAACCGAATAATCTTGGTGATGAGGACTGTGCAGTGATTTGGGGCAATCTGCAAAAAAAGGGCTGGAATGACCGTCAATGCTTGGCAAAGTTATTTTGGATCTGTGAGAAGTTATTatga